The following are from one region of the Sandaracinus amylolyticus genome:
- a CDS encoding helix-turn-helix domain-containing protein, producing MKPTARFTGLELSEADRELLRARGRGSHRERLTARQWRRIRTLLLLDEGMSVRATAIAVGGYPREVSRVAKRYAERGLDAALSDDPRPHPERKLDSAQEAAIVAMVCGPPPEGHARWTVRLIAEQVVKRGVVDEIGRETVRVTLASHGLKPWREKNVVRPRRR from the coding sequence GTGAAGCCGACTGCGAGGTTCACAGGGCTGGAGCTGTCCGAGGCAGACCGCGAGCTCCTTCGCGCGAGGGGGCGCGGTAGCCATCGGGAGCGACTCACGGCGCGCCAGTGGCGTCGGATCCGCACGCTGCTTCTCCTCGACGAGGGCATGTCGGTCCGAGCTACGGCGATCGCAGTCGGGGGTTACCCGCGAGAGGTTTCGCGTGTCGCCAAGCGCTATGCGGAGCGAGGTCTGGACGCGGCGTTGTCTGATGACCCGCGTCCGCACCCGGAGCGGAAGCTCGACAGCGCGCAGGAGGCCGCGATCGTCGCGATGGTCTGCGGCCCACCGCCCGAAGGGCACGCGCGATGGACCGTGCGGCTCATCGCCGAACAAGTCGTGAAGCGAGGTGTCGTCGACGAGATCGGTCGCGAGACGGTCCGGGTCACGCTCGCGAGCCACGGCCTCAAGCCGTGGCGGGAAAAAAATGTGGTGCGTCCCCGCCGTCGATGA
- a CDS encoding PepSY-associated TM helix domain-containing protein, which translates to MSAPIRRRFFEVHTWSGLLVGLLGFVVIGSGAIVVFAEDLDTWAHRDRPHPELHDVDATALEHAIARTAATVDPQHLEDVALWTSHGSVVAWMHHHTVDPSGAPIERGTLVYFDPTSWDELERRRGTDDEVFEPSPREALSRFFVDLHVRLFLPEQTGLWATGCVGFGLLLLVVTGLFVHRPFFRHATRVRSTAAPRKLLHDLHTVVAVWTLPFTAVLSLTGAFLSFGGALVFPLLTDAAFGGDEAALDRAFSGAPEPAAETSAVPADTSLGIAVTDARRRIEAEHRSVGWIEVARWGRSDAHITVYTSPLWGPQYDVSHRYDGDGTWRSERAGFGSGASFGGSLYQWMAALHFGNFGGGLVRALWMLFGALAASLALTGLGIWSVRRSGGAEARAGRIAGVLTIGAGLGLPLGAAIAVHAWALANAIGIAPYAVMAIALLLAPPFVVWHAARRSFRDVLRMGLVALGVACVLAPIAAVLALGDALGAAWWIDLTFVVVGVGAIVAGLRIGRGVARGVVLAESELREA; encoded by the coding sequence GTGAGCGCGCCCATCCGACGACGCTTCTTCGAGGTGCACACGTGGAGCGGGCTCCTCGTCGGCCTGCTCGGCTTCGTGGTGATCGGCTCGGGCGCGATCGTGGTGTTCGCGGAGGACCTCGACACGTGGGCCCATCGCGATCGACCGCACCCCGAGCTCCACGACGTCGACGCGACGGCGCTCGAGCACGCGATCGCGCGCACCGCCGCGACGGTCGACCCGCAGCACCTCGAGGACGTCGCGCTCTGGACCTCGCACGGCTCGGTCGTCGCGTGGATGCATCACCACACCGTCGACCCGAGCGGCGCGCCGATCGAGCGAGGCACGCTCGTGTACTTCGATCCGACGAGCTGGGACGAGCTCGAGCGACGTCGCGGCACCGACGACGAGGTGTTCGAGCCCTCACCGCGCGAGGCGCTCTCGCGCTTCTTCGTCGACCTCCACGTGCGCCTCTTCCTGCCCGAGCAAACCGGGCTCTGGGCGACGGGCTGCGTCGGCTTCGGGCTCCTCCTCCTGGTCGTGACCGGCCTCTTCGTGCACCGGCCGTTCTTCCGTCACGCCACGCGCGTTCGCAGCACCGCGGCCCCGAGGAAGCTCCTGCACGACCTCCACACCGTGGTCGCGGTGTGGACGCTCCCGTTCACCGCGGTGCTCTCGCTCACCGGCGCGTTCCTCTCGTTCGGCGGCGCGCTCGTCTTCCCGCTCCTCACCGACGCTGCGTTCGGAGGAGACGAGGCCGCGCTCGATCGCGCGTTCTCCGGCGCGCCCGAGCCGGCGGCAGAGACCTCCGCCGTGCCCGCCGACACGTCGCTCGGCATCGCGGTCACCGACGCGAGGCGACGCATCGAGGCCGAGCATCGCAGCGTCGGCTGGATCGAAGTCGCGCGGTGGGGCCGCAGCGACGCGCACATCACCGTGTACACGAGCCCGCTCTGGGGCCCGCAGTACGACGTCTCGCATCGCTACGACGGCGACGGCACGTGGCGGAGCGAGCGTGCGGGCTTCGGGAGCGGCGCGTCGTTCGGTGGATCGCTCTACCAGTGGATGGCGGCGCTCCACTTCGGCAACTTCGGCGGCGGTCTGGTGCGCGCGCTGTGGATGCTCTTCGGCGCGCTCGCCGCGTCGCTCGCGCTGACCGGCCTCGGCATCTGGAGCGTGCGTCGGAGCGGCGGCGCCGAGGCGCGCGCGGGACGCATCGCGGGCGTGCTCACGATCGGTGCGGGCCTCGGGCTCCCGCTCGGCGCGGCGATCGCGGTGCACGCGTGGGCGCTCGCGAACGCGATCGGCATCGCGCCGTACGCGGTCATGGCGATCGCGCTGCTGCTCGCGCCTCCATTCGTCGTCTGGCACGCGGCGCGGCGCTCGTTCCGCGACGTGCTCCGGATGGGGCTCGTCGCGCTCGGTGTCGCGTGTGTTCTCGCGCCGATCGCCGCGGTCCTCGCGCTCGGCGACGCGCTCGGGGCTGCGTGGTGGATCGACCTCACGTTCGTGGTCGTCGGCGTGGGCGCGATCGTCGCGGGGCTGCGCATCGGTCGAGGCGTCGCGCGCGGCGTGGTGCTCGCCGAATCCGAGCTTCGCGAGGCCTGA
- a CDS encoding radical SAM protein — MHDDIPIPAWLRHMRRYELDGALLLFDRETGLNALIDGEETTHLRRRAPRVLQFALTNHCNLACAFCSRDVDAKSAWTAESAFRFLSDMAAWGTLEVAFGGGEPLVLKGFADLVTRLHGETPLAVSFTTNGTRLDSALLREIRGKVGQIRLSIYDDSDWRAQVRLLAENDARFGINYLVTRPRAPYVVDRMLELVELGARDVLLLSYNGHDASLHLDRAALAALDADVQALMRALAGRAELKLDVCWGDRLPSVPRALGRDLRACAAGVDHLVITSDRQVAACSFHHLAWPFETADDVMQIWRERREAMSIATTAPGCARDLDYGLDTRRSLPVVMEAR, encoded by the coding sequence ATGCACGACGACATCCCGATCCCCGCCTGGCTCCGCCACATGCGGCGCTACGAGCTCGACGGCGCACTCCTCCTCTTCGATCGCGAGACGGGGCTGAACGCGCTGATCGACGGAGAGGAGACGACGCACCTGCGCCGGCGGGCTCCGCGCGTGCTGCAGTTCGCGCTGACGAACCACTGCAACCTCGCGTGCGCGTTCTGCTCGCGCGACGTCGACGCGAAGAGTGCGTGGACAGCCGAGAGCGCGTTCCGGTTCCTATCGGACATGGCGGCCTGGGGGACGCTCGAAGTGGCGTTCGGGGGCGGCGAGCCCCTCGTGCTCAAGGGGTTCGCCGATTTGGTGACGCGCCTCCACGGCGAGACGCCGCTCGCGGTGAGCTTCACGACCAATGGCACCCGGCTCGACAGCGCGCTCCTGCGCGAGATCAGGGGCAAGGTCGGACAGATCCGACTCTCGATCTACGACGACTCCGACTGGCGCGCTCAGGTGCGACTGCTCGCCGAGAACGACGCACGCTTCGGCATCAACTACCTGGTCACGCGGCCGCGCGCTCCGTACGTCGTCGATCGGATGCTCGAGCTCGTCGAGCTCGGAGCGCGCGACGTCCTGCTCCTCTCGTACAACGGGCACGATGCATCGCTCCACCTCGATCGTGCGGCCCTCGCCGCGCTCGATGCCGACGTGCAAGCGCTGATGCGCGCCCTCGCCGGACGCGCCGAGCTGAAGCTCGACGTGTGCTGGGGCGATCGTCTCCCGAGCGTGCCGCGCGCGCTCGGCCGCGATCTCCGCGCCTGTGCCGCCGGGGTCGATCACCTGGTGATCACCAGCGATCGCCAGGTCGCTGCGTGCTCGTTCCACCACCTCGCGTGGCCCTTCGAGACCGCCGACGACGTGATGCAGATCTGGCGTGAACGCCGCGAGGCGATGTCGATCGCGACGACAGCGCCGGGCTGCGCTCGCGATCTCGATTACGGGCTCGACACCCGTCGTTCGCTCCCCGTCGTGATGGAGGCACGGTGA
- a CDS encoding DUF5984 family protein: MHLDVVGRRRRAATDRTERSLRFEYRLTPLEQYEPWNAERAVSWFELTDGEQVVRLGEQEIFSSQISVAEEHGQRRWLDYSVVRMWEDLLELFPYAKEPVPREIARRLDPGAGWDSWRDQAWKVIDAADGSMAAELEEAFNWGRRRTLDVGHLVAAPRLTFARVDDIVIVTCEPRGDTSAMGWHWLCEPARVELPLQSLVDEVERFSRTLLAEMAQRVAASGAGALAGRAIVDLTSLNAQHVRREEQLAAALRAVASEDEGWDRISHALHALDRAIGQ; the protein is encoded by the coding sequence GTGCACTTGGATGTTGTTGGACGTCGACGACGCGCAGCGACAGATCGCACGGAGCGATCGCTCCGTTTCGAATACCGCCTGACTCCGCTCGAGCAGTACGAGCCGTGGAACGCCGAGCGTGCCGTGTCGTGGTTCGAGCTCACCGATGGCGAGCAGGTCGTGCGCCTGGGGGAGCAGGAGATCTTCTCGTCGCAGATCTCCGTTGCGGAGGAACATGGGCAGCGGCGGTGGCTCGACTACTCCGTCGTCCGGATGTGGGAGGACCTCCTCGAGCTCTTCCCGTACGCCAAGGAGCCAGTGCCGCGCGAGATCGCACGTCGGCTCGATCCCGGTGCGGGATGGGATTCGTGGCGCGACCAAGCATGGAAGGTGATCGACGCGGCGGATGGCTCCATGGCCGCTGAGCTCGAAGAGGCGTTCAACTGGGGCAGGCGCCGCACGCTCGATGTCGGTCATCTGGTCGCCGCGCCTCGACTGACGTTTGCCCGCGTCGACGATATCGTGATCGTGACCTGCGAGCCGCGAGGCGACACGAGCGCGATGGGCTGGCACTGGCTGTGTGAGCCTGCCCGCGTCGAGCTGCCACTCCAGTCGTTGGTCGACGAGGTCGAACGCTTCTCGCGCACGCTTCTCGCGGAAATGGCTCAGCGTGTCGCCGCGAGTGGCGCGGGAGCGCTCGCGGGGCGCGCCATCGTCGACCTCACCTCATTGAACGCGCAGCACGTCCGGCGAGAGGAACAACTCGCAGCCGCGCTCCGCGCGGTGGCCAGCGAGGATGAAGGCTGGGACCGGATCTCCCACGCGCTGCACGCGCTGGATCGCGCGATCGGGCAGTGA
- a CDS encoding serine/threonine-protein kinase translates to MRRVVLAAVVLWVLVTATDALTAGRFWPERASELVMLRVVSAMLGIATWVYLRARGPAMSVVELRAATTFFFTMPCAFLSAMAALTGGVYSPYYGGVFAVVAIRGATVHEPWQTGAWTLAFPTLAYPVTMWIWSFIEPDVAAQLADPRTSAMLGFNTMNLVFAYGGLVVAGHWLWELRRQVFAARVLGRYRLVRKLGAGGMGEVWLARDAALRRDVALKILRVGRGQLTPHSVARFEREVRALVDLSHPNVVRVFDYGVSEDGIWYYVMEQLHGDTLVELAAREAPIGAARVVDLVAQAASALGEAHRRGIVHRDIKPANVFVTVTPEGRDVVKVLDFGIAKVDEPSSEASLTSTGVVLGTPSWFAPESVTGAPAGPPADVWGLGAVAYLLLTGHRPIEANGALEYASAVLQRAIPRPSEHLGAPMPRELEDIVMRCLARDPSDRFSDAEELVRALDALRLHETTSVSDAVSASV, encoded by the coding sequence ATGCGTCGCGTGGTGCTCGCGGCAGTCGTGCTCTGGGTTCTGGTCACCGCGACCGATGCGCTGACCGCGGGTCGGTTCTGGCCCGAGCGCGCGAGCGAGCTCGTCATGCTGCGGGTCGTCAGCGCGATGCTCGGGATCGCCACGTGGGTCTACCTGCGCGCGCGCGGCCCAGCGATGAGCGTCGTCGAGCTCCGCGCGGCGACGACCTTCTTCTTCACGATGCCGTGCGCGTTCCTGAGCGCGATGGCGGCGCTTACCGGTGGCGTCTACAGCCCGTATTACGGCGGCGTGTTCGCCGTGGTCGCGATCCGCGGCGCGACGGTACATGAGCCGTGGCAGACCGGCGCCTGGACACTCGCGTTCCCGACGCTCGCATACCCGGTGACGATGTGGATCTGGAGCTTCATCGAGCCCGACGTCGCTGCTCAGCTGGCCGACCCGAGAACGAGCGCGATGCTCGGCTTCAACACGATGAACCTCGTGTTCGCATACGGAGGCTTGGTCGTCGCGGGCCACTGGCTCTGGGAGCTGCGGCGCCAGGTGTTCGCCGCGCGCGTTCTCGGACGTTATCGCCTCGTGCGCAAGCTCGGCGCCGGAGGGATGGGAGAGGTCTGGCTCGCCCGCGACGCTGCGCTGCGACGCGACGTTGCGCTCAAGATCCTCCGCGTCGGCCGAGGACAGCTCACACCGCACTCCGTCGCGCGCTTCGAGCGCGAGGTGCGCGCGCTCGTCGATCTCTCGCATCCCAACGTCGTGCGGGTGTTCGACTACGGCGTGAGTGAGGACGGCATCTGGTACTACGTGATGGAGCAGCTCCACGGCGACACCCTCGTCGAGCTCGCGGCGCGCGAAGCTCCGATCGGTGCAGCGCGGGTCGTCGACCTCGTCGCGCAGGCCGCCAGCGCGCTCGGGGAGGCGCACCGACGCGGGATCGTGCACCGCGACATCAAGCCCGCGAACGTGTTCGTCACGGTGACGCCGGAGGGGCGCGATGTCGTCAAGGTGCTCGACTTTGGCATCGCCAAGGTCGACGAGCCGAGCTCGGAGGCATCGCTGACCAGCACCGGGGTGGTGCTGGGCACGCCGAGCTGGTTCGCGCCCGAAAGCGTGACCGGCGCGCCGGCGGGTCCCCCGGCCGATGTGTGGGGGCTCGGCGCGGTCGCATATCTGCTGCTCACGGGGCACCGGCCGATCGAAGCAAACGGCGCGCTCGAGTACGCGAGCGCCGTGCTGCAGCGCGCGATTCCGCGCCCCTCGGAGCACCTCGGCGCCCCGATGCCGCGCGAGCTCGAGGACATCGTCATGCGCTGCCTCGCACGCGATCCGTCCGACCGCTTCTCGGACGCCGAGGAGCTCGTGCGCGCGCTGGACGCGTTGCGTCTGCACGAAACGACGTCGGTCAGCGATGCAGTCAGCGCGTCAGTCTGA
- a CDS encoding IS630 family transposase, with translation MEDVLELYARKHDEREPVVCLDERPVPLRDAARDGTAMSPGKIARVDYEYVRRGTANIFCIIEALTGRRLTHATRDRAGPSFAKALKRIARRYKRARTIHLVVDNLSTHSEKCLIDALGPQQGRALWRRFTVHFTPKHASWLNAAEMEVSLVVRECLGRRRIGDLATLRHEVSAWNRRADRKRRGINWTFRVADARRVFRYAGLVTSRSRH, from the coding sequence ATGGAGGACGTGCTCGAGCTGTACGCACGCAAGCACGACGAACGAGAGCCCGTCGTGTGCCTGGACGAGCGCCCTGTGCCGCTGCGCGATGCGGCGCGAGACGGGACGGCCATGTCGCCGGGCAAGATCGCGCGCGTCGACTACGAGTACGTGCGGCGCGGAACAGCGAACATCTTCTGCATCATCGAAGCTCTGACCGGGCGACGGCTGACGCACGCCACGCGCGATCGCGCCGGCCCATCGTTCGCGAAAGCGCTGAAGCGGATCGCGCGCCGCTACAAACGCGCTCGCACGATTCATCTGGTCGTCGACAACCTGAGCACGCACTCGGAGAAGTGCCTGATCGATGCGCTCGGGCCTCAGCAGGGCCGTGCGCTATGGCGGCGCTTCACGGTGCACTTCACGCCGAAGCACGCGAGCTGGCTCAACGCCGCCGAGATGGAGGTGAGCCTCGTCGTCCGCGAGTGCCTCGGCCGACGCCGTATCGGCGATCTCGCGACTCTGCGGCACGAAGTCAGCGCGTGGAATCGCCGCGCAGATCGTAAGCGTCGCGGCATCAACTGGACGTTTCGCGTCGCCGACGCCCGGCGCGTCTTCCGATACGCCGGGCTCGTTACGTCACGGTCGAGACACTAG
- a CDS encoding DinB family protein: MNTQPLQTIVAHAAWANRELFAALREVESFESQNAASLIVRLLDHVQVVGRIFQSHLQGVAHGYASTQSAVLPTLDELDRASETIDRWYVDIAASLRGEELARPHDVRFTDGKVVRMSAATMILHVVTHTTHHRGNVDAIMYQCGMPRRRDGFPEFLVSRASAT; the protein is encoded by the coding sequence ATGAACACTCAGCCGCTCCAGACGATCGTCGCTCACGCCGCGTGGGCCAACCGAGAGCTCTTCGCCGCGCTTCGCGAGGTCGAGTCCTTCGAGTCGCAGAACGCAGCATCGTTGATCGTGCGGCTCCTCGATCACGTGCAGGTCGTCGGTCGCATCTTCCAGTCTCATCTCCAGGGCGTCGCGCACGGCTATGCGTCCACGCAGAGCGCGGTCCTTCCCACGCTCGACGAGCTCGATCGCGCATCGGAGACCATCGACCGCTGGTACGTGGACATCGCCGCGTCGCTCCGAGGCGAGGAGCTCGCACGACCTCACGACGTGCGCTTCACCGACGGGAAGGTCGTGAGGATGAGCGCCGCCACGATGATCCTCCACGTGGTCACTCACACGACTCATCATCGAGGAAACGTGGACGCCATCATGTACCAGTGCGGAATGCCGCGCCGAAGAGACGGATTCCCCGAGTTCCTCGTCAGTCGAGCGTCTGCCACCTGA
- a CDS encoding helix-turn-helix domain-containing protein gives MSSPARLDGTLFVSETRLLYVGPLVATTLHAHHAAQIVIAPQGLHIEDGADGRIHTRAAVIPPRMPHGHGACAHAALLFLDGDDVASRALSRDAEPRCTTWDRDALDVSVPRDPTRETARALMTEILTALEVRQPPGPRHPAARRMCASLDGSDHAGLASLSHEAGLSPRQMRHAFARDVGLPMRAYQRWKRLRRAIAAVEGGASLSTAAASAGFADSAHLSRVFREQFGMTPTQGLSSVRWQTLD, from the coding sequence TTGAGCTCGCCGGCGCGGTTGGACGGCACATTGTTCGTGTCGGAGACGCGACTTCTCTACGTGGGTCCGCTCGTCGCCACGACGCTCCACGCCCATCACGCAGCCCAGATCGTCATCGCGCCGCAGGGGCTGCACATCGAAGACGGTGCCGACGGCCGCATTCACACTCGCGCGGCCGTCATTCCCCCGCGCATGCCCCACGGACACGGCGCGTGTGCACACGCTGCGCTCCTCTTCCTCGACGGAGACGACGTCGCGAGCCGCGCGCTCTCTCGTGACGCCGAGCCTCGGTGCACGACGTGGGACCGCGACGCGCTCGACGTGAGCGTCCCTCGCGATCCCACGCGGGAGACCGCGCGCGCCCTCATGACCGAGATCCTTACCGCCCTCGAGGTGCGTCAGCCGCCGGGACCGCGACACCCGGCAGCACGTCGGATGTGCGCGTCACTCGATGGCTCGGACCACGCCGGTCTCGCGAGCCTCTCGCACGAGGCGGGGCTCTCACCGCGGCAGATGCGTCATGCATTCGCGCGCGACGTCGGGCTGCCGATGCGTGCCTATCAGCGGTGGAAGCGCCTGCGCCGCGCCATCGCCGCGGTGGAGGGAGGAGCGAGCCTGAGCACGGCCGCAGCGTCCGCCGGATTCGCCGACAGCGCCCACCTCAGCCGGGTATTTCGTGAGCAGTTCGGAATGACACCGACGCAGGGGCTGAGCTCGGTCAGGTGGCAGACGCTCGACTGA
- a CDS encoding TonB-dependent receptor domain-containing protein, with protein sequence MRRHLVVLFSLALGASASRALAQEQPEEPAPTSELPADFEEEDLITGDVVVSAMTEADEISESADSVHVIETDVVRAQTADAGEVLARQEGISVRRGGGLGSSARICIHGICDAGIRYFLDGVPLELAGFGLGISNVPLSMVERVEIYRGAVPIRLGSDALGGVINLVRDQAYFVPHATASLLAGSWGTYRGYVDGGYRHDGSGFYAGASAFVDHADNDYLVDVDVTDARGRLSPARLPRFHDAYDAYGIATEVGLVGVPFADRLLLRGFVSEYDRELQHNPVMTVPYGDVTYGEVSAGGLLRYSHTIDSQWSIDAFAGYTRRDITFNDQSTWIYDWRGQRVRERRVRGEIDPRPREQVVSEDAIPARLTLSFQLTPEHLFVANVTPEFTSRSGDERIQADPMARDPLTAQRDLFTMISGIEHRMSVFDDALETTLFVKDYVYVSASEEILPRDSIVVRHDRSTHDLGAGGAARYRITDGVLVRATYEYATRLPEPYEVFGDGVLVQPNLDLVPERSHNATVEGSLDLATGDAGRFEASLAGFVRARENMIVLLGTQRNFAYQNVYGALVVGTEGALRWTSPGDWAVLAANATLQDDRNTSTEGTFAMTRGDRLPNRPFFFANFAAELHARGVLGHRDHLTLGWRGRYIHEFFRGWESQGSRDTKETISSQLAQDVWLTYVVDGPPRISTSFEVQNLADAALFDLYGAQRPGRSFFVRVTADF encoded by the coding sequence ATGCGCCGCCACCTCGTCGTGCTGTTCTCGCTCGCGCTCGGGGCCTCCGCGTCGCGCGCGCTCGCGCAGGAGCAACCCGAGGAGCCTGCTCCGACGTCCGAGCTTCCCGCCGACTTCGAGGAAGAAGATCTGATCACCGGCGACGTCGTCGTCTCGGCGATGACCGAGGCCGACGAGATCTCGGAGTCGGCCGACTCGGTGCACGTGATCGAGACCGACGTGGTCCGCGCGCAGACCGCCGATGCCGGCGAGGTCCTCGCGCGACAAGAGGGCATCTCGGTGCGCCGCGGTGGCGGGCTCGGATCGAGCGCGCGCATCTGCATCCACGGGATCTGCGACGCCGGCATCCGCTACTTCCTCGACGGTGTCCCGCTCGAGCTCGCCGGGTTCGGCCTCGGGATCTCCAACGTGCCGCTCTCGATGGTCGAGCGCGTCGAGATCTATCGCGGCGCCGTTCCGATCCGGCTCGGCAGCGATGCGCTCGGCGGTGTGATCAACCTGGTCCGCGACCAGGCGTACTTCGTTCCTCACGCCACGGCGTCGCTGCTCGCCGGCTCGTGGGGCACCTACCGCGGCTACGTCGACGGCGGCTACCGCCACGATGGGTCCGGCTTCTACGCGGGCGCGAGCGCGTTCGTCGATCACGCGGACAACGACTACCTGGTCGACGTCGACGTGACCGACGCCCGGGGCCGGCTGTCACCGGCGCGCCTTCCCCGATTCCACGACGCGTACGACGCGTACGGCATCGCGACGGAGGTCGGGCTGGTGGGCGTTCCCTTCGCCGATCGCCTCCTGCTCCGTGGGTTCGTGAGCGAGTACGACCGCGAGCTCCAGCACAACCCCGTGATGACCGTGCCCTACGGCGACGTGACGTACGGCGAGGTCTCGGCGGGCGGGCTCCTTCGCTACTCGCACACGATCGACTCGCAGTGGTCGATCGACGCGTTCGCGGGCTACACGCGCCGCGACATCACCTTCAACGACCAGTCGACCTGGATCTACGACTGGCGCGGCCAGCGGGTCCGCGAGCGGCGGGTCCGTGGCGAGATCGACCCGCGCCCGCGCGAGCAGGTGGTCTCGGAAGACGCGATCCCCGCGCGCCTCACGCTCTCGTTCCAGCTCACGCCCGAGCATCTCTTCGTCGCGAACGTCACCCCCGAATTCACGAGCCGCTCCGGCGACGAGCGCATCCAGGCCGATCCGATGGCGCGCGATCCGCTCACCGCGCAGCGCGACCTGTTCACGATGATCTCGGGGATCGAGCACCGGATGAGCGTCTTCGACGACGCGCTCGAGACGACGCTCTTCGTGAAGGACTACGTCTACGTCAGCGCGTCGGAGGAGATCCTCCCGCGCGACTCGATCGTCGTGCGCCACGATCGGAGCACGCACGATCTCGGCGCCGGAGGCGCGGCGCGTTATCGCATCACCGACGGCGTCCTGGTGCGCGCGACGTACGAGTACGCCACACGGCTGCCCGAGCCGTACGAGGTGTTCGGCGACGGAGTCCTCGTCCAACCGAATCTCGATCTCGTCCCGGAGCGCAGCCACAACGCGACGGTCGAGGGCTCGCTCGATCTCGCCACGGGAGACGCCGGGCGCTTCGAGGCGAGCCTCGCCGGCTTCGTCCGAGCGCGGGAGAACATGATCGTCCTCCTCGGGACGCAGCGGAACTTCGCCTATCAGAACGTCTACGGCGCGCTGGTCGTCGGGACCGAGGGCGCGCTCCGTTGGACGAGCCCCGGCGACTGGGCCGTGCTGGCCGCGAACGCGACGCTCCAGGACGATCGCAACACGAGCACCGAGGGGACCTTCGCGATGACGCGTGGGGATCGCCTCCCCAACCGGCCCTTCTTCTTCGCGAACTTCGCGGCCGAGCTCCACGCGCGCGGCGTCCTCGGTCATCGCGATCACCTCACGCTCGGCTGGCGCGGCCGCTACATCCACGAGTTCTTCCGCGGGTGGGAGTCGCAGGGGAGCCGCGACACCAAGGAGACCATCTCGTCGCAGCTCGCGCAGGACGTGTGGCTCACGTACGTGGTCGACGGGCCGCCGCGCATCTCGACGTCGTTCGAGGTCCAGAACCTCGCGGACGCGGCGCTCTTCGACCTCTACGGCGCGCAGCGCCCGGGACGCTCGTTCTTCGTTCGCGTGACGGCGGACTTCTGA